The Tachysurus fulvidraco isolate hzauxx_2018 chromosome 4, HZAU_PFXX_2.0, whole genome shotgun sequence DNA window TTCTTCTTCTAATTCACTTTCTTTCAGTCAAACAGAAACCCTCAATCATAACAAAATCAAAGTCTGTGCAAGGCTGACAGTTTCTTCATAATTGTTACTTGCTTTATGACACATCCATAGCttattattctttacatttacatctgcaTGAAAACATCTCGCACctggtacagtatatactgtatagtaagCACTTACCTGTAAGAGTGCGAAAAAGAACAATAACATTTCTTAACATTATCTTGCCTTGCTTCTGGAATACATTCCCAGggctcaagttttgaagacaggcaagagtgacatctccaactgCCCTGACAAatcaccccaccccccacccccgccgacaaaaaaaaaacaaaacaaaaaataaaacactgggggtattgttgtgttgtgggatcactgaccgcaatttaacttAATACTGTACcaagtatttattcaatttccatttattaatttgtgtgtgtgtgtgtgtgtgtgtgtgtgtgtgtgtgtgtgtgtgtgtgagagagagagagagagagagagagagagagagattacgactggtgttgtttattgtaattgtttgttgcctttttggactcctttatcatttgtaatgttgctcccatttaaaactgATCAGCTCAaacccagccatttttagggtcatgattgaggacaatgaggttttgttcaaactgggcatcagcattagaatgtggaagcactaaaaccaaGGCTGCAATCTTTGATAGCCTCCCAAATCGGTTCAATACAGTCAACTTTGAAAAAAAGTTTGAGAACCAGTGGCCTAGActgcttgttctgagcaggtgttgtcagtgaacaggctgtaaaactgttggctaagttacagacactcaagAAAATATCATGCTTattatctgggaaacattcagaagtcaaaatgtcattgtttgtgtcaaacaagttgtgaatttgttgtaacattaaaccaggagatcatgacttactctgtgctcaaagtgatgctcacagctccagtggttttccctgtgggtgaacgaggatgatggtgaacaattccaggatcgGCTTTTtatcattggttgttgtgttaaatctgatACAATagtactattttctgattggctattgtgtagcttcttttttttttgattggctgataactggcagctcgactaagagctccagcggagacgcgcttgattcctgcctggttccacagagacagcggtgcagactgattcattttgggtgctgcggcatattaaatatatgataaatagtatgtatgtctgtgtgagaaatacaatgtgtggtggaagagcgtgacaaaagacagaaatgcgtgactgtcactctcaatgcaggACACTTTACAGCCTTGCATTCAGGAAGGACTTTCAATCTACAAACTTTGTTTCCTACAAACATGCCTGGAAGGCAATTAACGCCACCTGCtggtaaaaaaacagaaactagAATTGTGTCCTACAGACTCATGCAgttatgtaagaaaaaaaaagcagacagtgagacacactTACAGTGAAACAcatgggcagagagagacactgacatcagacacacagacagtgagacacacgGACAGTGAGACACATTGGCAGAGATACAGGCAGTTGTTGGGAGTGGTTTATTAAACTTGATAATTGGGCGTGGTTTATTAACCTTAATAAGTGGGAGTGGTTTATTAACTTTGATAAGTGGGCATGGATTATTTAACTTGATAAGTGGCAGTGATTTATTtacctactgtatgtttgaACCAACCTCAGTGTTTCGGAGTGTGATTTTATATTGTTGCCTTTCTGTGCTTTTGTTAAACCCATGGCAGTACAAAACCTAAAATTAGACTGTGCCAATATTTGAACTAAAGCTGTAACTTTGCTGAGTGAACTCCGAACTGCAATCTGTTCCCAGGTCTTCCACCTTCTTCTCGCACGTTAATTGTAAACTCTGTGCATGAACAGATGCTGGTCTCCCATGaggaaatcatttatttatagacCTCCTCCTCAGCACTATCCCAtgggcagcagcagcagtggtgGGTGCAGAACGGTCTTACCTGCCGGCAGTGTGAAATGGGAATCGTCGTTCTCCTGACAGAATAGCTGAGATCCAGGCACCACATGATATTGTTATAAAGTCTGATATAAGAAGTTGTAGATCCCATGTGAATATATCCATTTCTGGAGTCCAACTTTCCCTTTGAGGAGATGACCTGGCAATTCCAATCCCCACACCAGGAGAGATCTTCATCACCAGAATATACTAATCCTCATTACTGCCTCATAGACTCTATACTATAAATGATACATAGagactcataaacacacacagactacatacTATATCTACACACCCCTTGTTTTCAGAAGCTCGTTGTGAATTCGCTCTTCTCCCTAATAGAGTTTACACCTGCTATGTCTTAAAACGACTCATATGATATAatgctgtaatgtttttttttaaattccataaTTTCTCTGTTCCCATATCATTccctgaggaaaaaaacaacacgtgTTGAACTTGTGAAATGTCTATTTTCAGATTTCCTctaataaatctataaatactCCTAGTGATCCCTGAATGATAAAAAGGAAGTGTTAGCTCTACAGTGCGAGTATCATCtgagaaagaaatgaacagacTTGAGTTCTTTTCTCATTAGGTTTTCTGATGCTAAAGAGGTTTATAACAGATCGGCCCATGCAAAGAGCGATTCGGACGCATGTTTAAATGTCACTGCTGTAGAGTGGATAAGATGAAGGTGTGCAGGGATTAAAAAATGTGTGATGCCTACAGTACAAACATGCAATGGCATGTTTCTTACCAAACGAGTCCCAGTTCAGTTCGCTTGGGGGAtctgtgtatctctgtctctcccccttctctgtctctctttctctctccctcctccacccctctttctctgtctctatttctttctctctcgagCCTCCCAGCTAGGCCTCAACCGGACCCGAGGGTCCATGGACATGGAGACCTGGATTAACACCAAACcatttacatataaaaacatatagaaATGTCTCATGATTTCTTTTGGTTgactttaaattaaatgaataatcatTCAAAGTAGATAAGGCTACATTTTTGTAAACACTTCCACATCTAAGAATGAACTAGTTCAAAGTTCTGGATTATCCAAAAcctattttaatgttttactgtAACATGTAAAGTGAATGAAATGTTATGCATGAATCATGAATATggtaaaagctttaaaaagccttacaaaaaaatttaaatttaagatGAGACCAGAAATATAATAGTCAGTAATATAATGAtattatttggttaaaatgaatGTGATACAGAATTCAAACAGAAGCAAAATAATAGcatgagttaaaaaaacaaccaacaaacTAACCATCAAAAACAACCCCAACCTAattcacattaaaacaaacaaccaaacagTTACCCATATAGACACATTAAgtctgctttgttttgttttttagttctgAATTCCATAAATCTGTTTACTGAATGTAGCTCTTCTAAGATACGATGTTTTCTTACAAAATATGCGCAAAAATATTTCTGGGAGCTCAGGTCATTCAGGATTAGGGTTCATCTCCTCCATCGCCTGAACGATCTACACACATCAATCATACAGGAAAATAAGGATGAACATaagttcatgtttcattttcattaataataataataataataataataataataataataataataataataatagctagaATTATGTGTTTAAGCCATTTGCCATTGTCCTGATTATGGATTTCGTACCTCAGGTTCTGCTCTGCTTTCTTCTTTAAAATGTCTGTTTAAAACAAAGACATACAGCAATTTATCCTGCTCACTGATTGACAGACCCTGCACTAAAACTTGGCATTTGTTgcaatgaatatttattaacaacaaacataaacttacctttctttgtatttcatAACTGATTCATATAAAGAACACAATGTTAGACATAATTAGTAAAAATTCACAACAACAAATcacgttttctttttcttttgttacttttcattatttctgaacatttatttttcatcatgTCTCATGATTGtatagaacaaataaataattgctcCAGAGAGAACTCACAGGAATCGTAGATTTGTAACATGAGCCACGCAGAACAAAACACAGTTTCAAGTGGTAAAACAATCACACGGAGATCTCCTATAGATCGTGCTCCTTTCCCTGGAAGTCAATAGAACAGTTAAATCTTACCTTGGAGTGTAAATCAAGTCAAAACAAGATTTGGAGTGTGAAGGCTAAAATGTTTTTCCTCAgagaattttttaaatttcatattCATTCCGAGTCACAGGCCAGGTTAAAACACTTGGAACAAAGTGCTGTCTGCCCTCGTCCATATACTTGAGCTCAAAGATGCCCGACTGGTGTCTCTGGGATTGACAGGAAAAGAAATTACCTCTCCTCCTACACTTTGCTTTCTAGAAGTCACAGCCTAAATTCCCAGTAAAACACATGGCCTGAGAGTAACTCTTCCTTTTATAACAAGTGTATATTCACTGAGTAATCTTTATGTTTTGCTCCCAGCTAAACAGACCAGGCATGTAAAGTGGAAACATGTTAAAGATTTTCCTTCCATGTTGGATTTCTCACTGAAATGGTTGAATGGGAATTAAACGTTAACTTGAAATGAACATGAAGGTTAATTAGAAGGGGACAAAAGTTAATAATGAGATTCACTCGATGTGCATGGCAACAACTGCTGCAATGGAAGGTATGTAGGTATTCAGAAACCATCAAATGCCCTGGGTCCAATTTAGAAATTTTAGTTAtgtaataatgcaataaaacaatatatacacatgcaTTTTTGTTGGTTTTCTGCCTACATATTGCATTGTGTTTTGAAATTGTCTGCAATCTCAATCTCTTGAGATGTCAAGtgccacatttttatttttctgtttatgaCAGAACCATAAAATACCTGCTTTCAGGATCAGTTCTGTGGCGAGAGCGATGGCACTGACAGTACTGAGAACTACAGCTCCGAACATGTAGATCATCATGTGAAGGAAATCTGTCATTCAGAACACACTGATATTAATGATGTAGAAAGAAGAACATTTTGGAcagaaaaacatatttattagtaagttaaatataataaaatgtgcaCATTAGAGAGAATAAACAAGTTTCTATAGATTTCTCGACTCACCAGGTAAATATTTAGGATGTTTAAACAAACAAGTTGCTGTCAGAACATGGATCAATGGGACCAGAGCCAAATATCCATAATGATCTGAAACTTAATAAAGATATCACCAAATGGATGAAATCATTAGTGATGAAATATAAGAATTTTGCTGTCATTTACTGTGAAGATTAGGAAAGAATAATGACTGTGGAAATGACTGACTATAAAATATGGGAGTTCATGGTATTTCATTAGAAATTTAAGTAGaattttcacatattttatacaaaagaaatctagaaaatattttagatattttagaattaaattcgaatgtatttatatttttatttatattttttatatatatttaataattaaatgattcttgaaatgtttttatcttagtttttgttcctttttaacTAGGAATTTAAAAGCAAATTATTGGGATATTTTGCACCTTTTTCATCCAGGAGAAGTTTTGAATAATGAAAAGTGATTGCACCACTGGCAACGATTAAAAATGAGATGATGACAGTGCAGCATAAATCTGAAAAGGGAAATACATTTTGACATAAATCATCAACACATACAGTCAATGAGTGTCAATGAGTGAGATAAAGTTAATTGTCATAAATACTAACTATCAGCATTACTATAACCTACATCTTATGTTAATCTGactctctattattattatgttctgttattttctgtttaacCTTTTGacttagttaattaattaattcagtgtaacattagaatgaaacACATCTACAGGATTTTAGAACAAATCAAACGATAGACTTTAAGCATGCATGAGTATGatagaaaaaaactaaaatgacAAATGTTTGATAAAATATGATCATACTTACATCCTATTTTTCTCCATTGAGAGCTGAATCCTTGATTCCGTCCGCGTTGACGACGCAATAGATAAATTACGCCTAACCATATAACTATATACATTATACCCTCAAACAAAAGCACCCATCCTGAAAGTCAgaaccaaacaaacacaaaaccatttaataataatgaataaatatactataaagTCTATATTAAAAATACTATAGACAGAAGTAAACAGTAATACACTAAACCGAGTCAGGATTTGGTGTGACAGCTCTTAATGTAAAGCATCTGTAGTCTCAGGTACAAGCTGAGAAGTTTCATGAGCTGTTTATACTGAGGATCTTTGAGAACGCACTGGAGATTTTTATGGACACAATGACTCTTGATCATatgattcttttttcttttctcttgtctctTGAAGTTCAGTGTATAAAATGAGACAAATGTAAGTCtagatattataataataataataataataataataataataataataataataataatgtctgctatataatatactgtaatatagaAATCTAAACTGAACCAGGAAAATCATGTGTTATTTGCATACATCCATTTAAGAAAAACGTAAGACAGGTACACATGACGTGCAGAATGAGGACACACATATTACAACTGTTAACAGCCATCGCTGGctctcatactgtacaatactgtAAACCATTCTAACAACACATGAATACAACAATGCTTGTCTTCTTACATGAAAGCACGAAACCCATTCATTTCTCTAGATTTAATTTTGACACTGGTTTAGTCATAACATCTGCCAACATCTCTTCTGATTATAGAGAGACTTAGTGTATAGATACTACATTAATAACTTATTAATGTCATAGACAgccaaaataacattttatttactctatataatatattggaTACTTACCACTGGCATAATCTTTTATCCTAATAGCAACAACAATGTAGAAATATATTATACCGAGGctataaaacatcacaataacaGATGATAGAACAAGATGCACACCTGAGAAAGAAAAGGTAATATATCACACATGTGACTAAAACCAACAGCACATTAAACTAGTAAATAAATTAGTCTAAAAATTAGACTCTTCTGATTTCTATTCAGTTCATAATGACTTCAAGATTAGTTATAATGCTTACGTCCAAAAGGTTTCCCTtgaaaaaagtgtttttgtaGAACAAGGGCCACCATCATCCCCATAATCGGAGGTGTTATAACAGAAGTTACCTCAAAGCTGTCTAAAAGTTTCAGGAGGTGTGTATGGTGTTAAAGAAGATAGAACAGATAAACAGGTTAAATCCATACATTTGATTACATTCAGTACACTTCATTTTGCCCTCTAAGCTTATATCttatttaatacaattaaagttaTACTCACATTTAAAGTGTGATTTAGTGGTGCTGAGAAGAATTACAAGCAGTGCATTGTTGAATATTTCTAGGCAGAAAGTCAGATATATTTGGAAACTGTAGATAGCTGTGGAACAACGAAGAGCAGATTTATTTCTTaacaaaaataatgcacatttttaacttaaaaaaatgtgGGAGGAGAAGAACATAAGAGAAGCCAACAGACTCTTAGAATGAATTGTGGGACGAACTAAAAGCAACATGAACAGcatagaaaataaacaacaaaattcTTTGTTCATTTCCTATAAAGCAGCACAGTTCATTAGGACACATAAACACTTAGTGTAGTAAAGTATATTCTTCCTTACCTAATATTTGTGAACTGATGACAGTCACCACTACTATGACTGCCAGTACTGTTATAGAAAGCCCATATATTTCATAATTCCTGGCAACAGTTTCAATGATCACTAAATAAAAGATTGGAAAAAagaatactttttattttttgtgtaccttgttaaagaaaaaaataaggaaataaaagaacTGTTGTTAATGAGTAATGCTTAATCAGTTACTTGATATGTTCACAGTGTAACCATAATTAGGAAGTAATTTTCTTGCACCAGAGCAAATTGCAAGACAACAAAAATTTTTGGTCTATTAAAGAAAGAGCACATTAATATTGATCTCTGATTTGAATAGCAGCTGCATTCAGTTTATATCTgttgggatttaaaaaaaaacaaagaatattAAAGTTTCTGATAAAACCAGACTGTGGACTatgattttaatatattttgtagCCCTAGTGGTGATAAGGTTTATTACCACAATATACttttaagaaagaaagtaaacaaGCAAGGAAGGAAATTGTAAAGCAGCACAAAAAAGTCAATAAATCAGTTTCATTTGGACTTTGAAGGAGCACTAAAGCACCATATGCCTACTTCAGTGTAAACATACTTGAAAATCCGGTCAATGCAATAGCTGAATGGTAAAACGGAACAGCCAAAGCCTTCACTATTTTTTGTAAGCActctgtgaaataaaataaatgagctgCTTAGACATGTTTTGTACACATGATGTATAAATGTAGGATCAATTAAAAGCAGCTCTACTGAATGCAAAGTCATAAAACTATT harbors:
- the LOC113655245 gene encoding uncharacterized protein LOC113655245 yields the protein MYLTACIVYAFAVGLEGLHVHGPSGPVVAQLGGSVLLPCFVESPLPLEGLQVEWRKTDSDSLVGLFQQGKSHPDLQSQGFRSRVAFFPHELTKGNFSILLKNVVEEDAGGYRCKVNTAQESSEVIMEVSNIRGLVVTGTDQIIFASKGEDVILNCSVDSRVPSSEIEEVTWKRKDRDPEILVLLYQDSKIFPDSSHDNYQGRVDFFSAEIPNGNFSLKLMDVKMEDKGEFTCEVHTRNMSGQTTVVLQGVGFAAVHIAILVLCFVALLIAVGFCGPVCILLRKKVASKEGMKRHIFLILCSNICMFLSFCLWSSEGFLAEIITCTTVSIMRPVILLKTSSYLGTLPQCLQKIVKALAVPFYHSAIALTGFSMIIETVARNYEIYGLSITVLAVIVVVTVISSQILAIYSFQIYLTFCLEIFNNALLVILLSTTKSHFKYSFEVTSVITPPIMGMMVALVLQKHFFQGKPFGRVHLVLSSVIVMFYSLGIIYFYIVVAIRIKDYASGWVLLFEGIMYIVIWLGVIYLLRRQRGRNQGFSSQWRKIGYLCCTVIISFLIVASGAITFHYSKLLLDEKVSDHYGYLALVPLIHVLTATCLFKHPKYLPDFLHMMIYMFGAVVLSTVSAIALATELILKAGKGARSIGDLRVIVLPLETVFCSAWLMLQIYDSFMKYKERHFKEESRAEPEIVQAMEEMNPNPE